Proteins found in one Bacillus subtilis subsp. subtilis str. 168 genomic segment:
- the yhjR gene encoding putative electron carrier protein (putative sporulation gene) (Evidence 3: Putative function from multiple computational evidences; PubMedId: 22078549, 22882546; Product type c: carrier): MHYSYYPYPVPYREDPVLIRNLQKAINGEFSAIQCYRKLAELAHSDEVRKQIEEIRRDEIRHLREFSTLYGSITGKHIMPKQTEECPDNFTRGLDAAFKDEQETVDFYLRAAEETSNLKAKGVFTRAARDEQNHAVWFLYYLMER; encoded by the coding sequence TTGCATTACAGCTACTATCCCTATCCGGTGCCATACCGGGAAGATCCTGTTTTGATTCGGAATTTGCAGAAGGCCATCAACGGAGAATTCAGTGCTATTCAATGCTACCGCAAGCTTGCCGAACTCGCCCACAGCGATGAGGTCAGAAAACAGATTGAAGAAATCAGGCGTGACGAGATTCGCCACCTCCGTGAATTTTCCACACTGTATGGTTCAATTACCGGCAAACACATCATGCCGAAACAAACGGAAGAATGCCCGGACAATTTCACAAGAGGACTGGACGCCGCTTTTAAAGATGAACAAGAAACCGTCGACTTTTACTTGCGTGCGGCCGAGGAAACGTCAAACTTAAAAGCGAAAGGCGTCTTTACGCGCGCAGCACGTGATGAACAAAATCACGCTGTCTGGTTCCTATACTATCTGATGGAACGTTAG